In Halobacteriovorax marinus SJ, the following proteins share a genomic window:
- a CDS encoding HmuY family protein codes for MKIIFLCLLFLTLSCSKVEPLTAPVKEQSYTDFITNKSQYITDQSSDIFEETPWYIYDENNHIIWPTFSVYALRTNSKYYKVQILDYYDSSANPGNYTLRIAAENESEKIYSFNAAGCGNVYTNRDYESCMNNPLTNIYKYLNIETGETYDYTSEQALESKQWDLAFNGTSIRINAGKYGKKGARIGSLFIYTDFFPGGVVDYQRIAEVSFSDRGSRFFNLDMDLRNIPYALPPGVDRVINEPDWFSSDEVDPDLFKAKNDNWWLIRSSSADSYFKFNVADINEVKDSDGNIETTITIESYYQAPGESEFSPSLRSWQLESFSSAKRLVRLCLDLDQQALVHCSKDKAKVDLTFMALNREPRQWKIQTASGAIGPLSLEDISSRSTGKLE; via the coding sequence GTGAAGATAATATTTCTATGCCTCTTATTTCTTACGCTATCGTGCTCAAAAGTTGAACCCTTAACGGCACCTGTAAAAGAGCAGAGCTACACAGACTTTATAACTAATAAGTCACAATATATAACAGACCAATCAAGTGATATTTTTGAAGAAACTCCTTGGTATATCTACGATGAGAATAACCACATTATCTGGCCAACGTTCTCAGTCTACGCTCTTAGAACTAATTCGAAATATTATAAAGTTCAAATCCTTGATTACTATGATAGCAGTGCGAACCCTGGAAATTATACTCTTCGAATCGCCGCTGAAAATGAAAGTGAAAAGATTTATTCTTTCAATGCCGCAGGTTGTGGCAATGTCTATACCAATAGAGATTATGAAAGTTGTATGAATAATCCACTCACCAATATTTATAAGTATCTCAATATTGAAACTGGTGAAACTTATGACTATACAAGTGAGCAGGCTTTAGAGAGTAAGCAGTGGGATCTCGCCTTTAACGGAACGAGCATAAGAATTAATGCTGGAAAGTATGGAAAAAAAGGTGCCAGAATTGGAAGCCTCTTTATTTATACTGACTTCTTTCCTGGTGGTGTCGTCGATTACCAAAGAATTGCAGAGGTCTCATTCTCAGATAGGGGCTCACGCTTTTTCAATTTAGATATGGACCTTAGAAATATCCCCTACGCTCTTCCGCCAGGAGTGGATAGAGTCATAAATGAGCCTGACTGGTTTTCAAGCGACGAGGTAGATCCAGATCTTTTTAAGGCGAAGAATGACAATTGGTGGCTTATAAGATCAAGTAGTGCTGACAGCTATTTTAAATTTAACGTTGCTGATATAAATGAAGTTAAAGATAGTGACGGCAATATTGAAACGACAATAACTATAGAGAGCTACTACCAAGCCCCTGGAGAAAGTGAGTTCTCCCCATCTCTTCGCAGTTGGCAACTTGAATCCTTCTCTTCAGCTAAGCGATTAGTGCGCTTATGTTTGGACTTAGATCAGCAAGCTCTCGTTCATTGTTCAAAAGATAAGGCCAAGGTTGATTTAACTTTTATGGCCTTAAACCGAGAGCCAAGACAGTGGAAAATTCAGACTGCTAGTGGGGCCATAGGTCCACTCTCTCTCGAAGATATCTCCAGCAGAAGTACTGGAAAATTAGAATAA
- a CDS encoding SWIB/MDM2 domain-containing protein, with protein sequence MKAMTPSADLAAVIGDKAVPRTEAVKKMWDYIKKNNLQNPKNKRNILADDLLKKVFGKKEVTMFELAGILGKHLS encoded by the coding sequence ATGAAGGCCATGACTCCATCTGCTGACCTAGCGGCTGTAATTGGTGATAAAGCAGTTCCTAGAACTGAAGCTGTAAAGAAAATGTGGGATTATATCAAAAAGAATAATCTTCAAAACCCAAAGAACAAGAGAAATATTCTTGCTGACGATCTATTAAAGAAAGTATTTGGTAAGAAAGAAGTTACTATGTTCGAACTTGCTGGGATTCTTGGAAAGCACTTAAGCTAA
- a CDS encoding N-acetyltransferase — MSLDFVKANTSKDIKMIYDYNLDAFSDSPGFNWNLDEIQKEVKDGWNLYGVENNGEIIAALFYKIKENTLYSKNTSIKISHQGSGFSHKIKDFFETEAKEHKVNKIIHYCSIDNFRMYSLNESHGYHKTDKRLGENGQVVEWIKNLK; from the coding sequence ATGAGTCTAGATTTCGTAAAGGCCAATACCTCTAAAGATATTAAAATGATCTATGATTATAACTTAGATGCCTTCTCTGATTCTCCAGGATTTAACTGGAACCTCGATGAGATCCAAAAAGAAGTTAAGGATGGCTGGAATCTCTATGGTGTAGAGAATAACGGTGAAATCATTGCCGCTTTATTTTATAAAATCAAAGAAAATACCCTATATTCGAAGAATACTTCGATTAAAATCTCTCACCAAGGAAGTGGATTCTCTCATAAGATAAAAGACTTCTTTGAAACTGAGGCTAAAGAGCACAAAGTAAATAAGATTATTCATTACTGCTCGATTGATAACTTCAGAATGTATTCACTCAATGAAAGTCACGGTTACCACAAAACCGACAAGCGCCTAGGAGAAAATGGGCAGGTTGTAGAGTGGATAAAAAATCTGAAATAG
- a CDS encoding c-type cytochrome: protein MKTLLAVFALSSLISAQSLAADAARGQTLYKTCIQCHGANGEGNEAMKAPRIAGQHDWYIISSVQQFKAGVERKNPTMLPFIKNLSNTDIEDLAAYISTLK from the coding sequence ATGAAAACATTATTGGCAGTGTTTGCCCTATCATCTTTAATTTCAGCTCAAAGTCTTGCTGCGGACGCGGCCAGAGGTCAAACTCTATATAAAACATGTATTCAGTGTCATGGTGCTAATGGTGAAGGTAATGAGGCCATGAAAGCTCCTCGTATTGCTGGACAACACGATTGGTATATTATTAGCTCTGTTCAGCAATTCAAGGCCGGAGTTGAGAGAAAGAATCCAACGATGCTTCCATTCATCAAGAATTTGTCTAATACTGATATAGAAGATCTTGCGGCATATATTAGTACACTAAAGTAA
- a CDS encoding thiamin pyrophosphokinase, whose amino-acid sequence MTKTNRLPQSFTNAQEINLIGPLDIQENIKSSELPTLIVDGGMNHGLNFPNSISIGDGDSSKLSLDIELSAEKDQSDLACALELILNQVESCKKVNLYGFLGQRKDHELIVIGEAYEFVRKSSALLIFDKSLKIIPPKPYTFEINGLFSIMSLQECLFSIQGSAKYQVWPAKKLGVLSSLGLSNEGSGEVTITSDAPLILYSEE is encoded by the coding sequence ATGACGAAGACAAATAGACTCCCTCAGAGCTTTACCAATGCCCAAGAGATAAATCTCATTGGTCCCCTCGATATCCAAGAGAATATTAAGTCCTCTGAGCTTCCCACGCTAATTGTAGACGGTGGAATGAATCATGGGCTGAACTTTCCAAATTCAATAAGTATTGGAGATGGAGATAGCTCAAAGTTAAGCCTTGATATTGAACTAAGCGCAGAGAAGGATCAAAGTGATTTGGCATGTGCTCTAGAGCTAATCCTAAACCAAGTAGAGAGTTGTAAGAAAGTTAATCTATACGGCTTTTTGGGACAGAGAAAAGATCACGAGCTGATTGTTATAGGCGAGGCCTATGAGTTTGTAAGAAAGTCCTCTGCTCTACTTATATTTGATAAGAGTTTAAAAATTATTCCACCCAAGCCATATACTTTTGAGATTAATGGACTCTTTAGCATCATGTCTCTTCAAGAGTGCTTATTTAGTATTCAAGGAAGTGCTAAGTACCAAGTATGGCCTGCAAAGAAACTTGGAGTTCTATCGAGCCTAGGTCTTAGTAACGAGGGAAGTGGAGAAGTCACTATCACAAGCGACGCCCCACTTATTCTTTATAGTGAGGAGTGA
- a CDS encoding penicillin acylase family protein has product MKSCLGKIIYVIPLIGALVLGCLYYLLIRVIPYGDGVLEMPILQEKVQVIRDSEGIPHISAKNDRDAYRVLGYVMASERLLQMEMLRRVGSGTLSEIIGKKGLEIDKTFRTLGLVEHFRKSLKERPLPTEIKTKMESFFEGVNYFIEHEKLPIEFVLGGITPRKFDLYDSYAVVGYMAYSFAAFMRHDLLMDKLQRDLDEKLWNDLQVEPTRHSIMTAKIHGELKSIFQAFNDLNNSFGGFEGSNAWALSSKKTRSGRAMLASDPHIGFSLPGIWFEAHLKIEDPSNPYEIYGHFLPNIPFAVMGHDFKKAWGITISYLDDMDFYKEKFSASGNETIFDGRELPIERRLEVIKVRGGDDFQLPVRVTRNGPLLDEIIEDKGIALKWTYYLPDNHPIQGFYQMGRAQSFEDFQRGVSVVGSPGLNIIYADADDNIARLNLGRYPIRSELSDSRVVMDGSSKEDAYKGYYEFSQMPHNINPESGVIASANNRPLTADERFRGMWQPRDRFITILSRLMAKDKWSVEETMLLQTSVLNSEVEWVREQLIEEIDTANFSPLEMSALDELKNWDMQTFPNRVGASLYHQTLFQLKFNLFDELERDDALKYCGLSASWYAMQRMLKRENAKWWDYSKTTDKIETRKDILIKSFKDAVAILKNEYGDDISKWTWGRLHTLEFAHPLGKSFPLNKILNLGPYPVMGGYNNVNNFRQVGCKDGFQVKSGPSTRRIIDFSEPGKSYGILPLGISAHYLSPFFQNQRERFLSGKYRLQLLSKELIERSAATRLEITPHYKE; this is encoded by the coding sequence ATGAAGTCATGCCTCGGTAAAATTATCTACGTTATACCTCTTATTGGTGCACTTGTTCTTGGGTGTCTCTACTACTTACTCATCAGAGTGATCCCCTATGGAGATGGTGTTTTGGAAATGCCTATTCTGCAAGAAAAAGTACAGGTTATTAGAGACAGTGAGGGGATTCCACACATCAGCGCTAAAAATGATAGAGATGCCTATCGTGTATTAGGCTATGTCATGGCCAGTGAGCGATTGTTACAAATGGAGATGCTCAGACGTGTAGGATCTGGAACTTTAAGTGAAATTATCGGTAAAAAAGGGTTGGAAATAGATAAGACTTTTAGAACTCTTGGGCTCGTTGAGCACTTTAGAAAGTCTCTTAAAGAGCGCCCTTTGCCTACAGAAATAAAGACTAAAATGGAGTCATTCTTTGAAGGGGTTAATTACTTTATTGAACATGAGAAACTTCCTATTGAATTCGTTCTAGGGGGAATTACGCCTAGAAAGTTCGACCTCTACGACTCATATGCAGTCGTTGGCTATATGGCCTATTCATTTGCAGCGTTTATGCGCCACGATCTTTTAATGGATAAGTTACAAAGAGATTTAGATGAGAAATTGTGGAATGATTTACAAGTAGAACCCACTCGTCACTCTATAATGACCGCTAAGATTCATGGAGAATTAAAGAGTATTTTTCAGGCGTTCAATGATTTGAATAACTCTTTTGGTGGCTTTGAAGGTTCCAATGCTTGGGCCTTAAGTTCAAAGAAGACTCGCAGTGGAAGAGCGATGCTTGCCTCTGATCCCCATATTGGCTTCTCTCTTCCGGGGATATGGTTTGAGGCCCATTTAAAAATTGAAGATCCTAGTAATCCCTACGAAATTTATGGGCACTTCCTCCCAAATATTCCCTTTGCAGTCATGGGTCATGACTTTAAGAAAGCGTGGGGGATAACTATTTCCTATCTAGATGATATGGACTTTTATAAAGAGAAATTCTCGGCCTCTGGTAATGAGACTATTTTTGATGGAAGAGAATTACCTATAGAGAGAAGGCTTGAAGTAATTAAGGTAAGGGGAGGGGATGACTTTCAATTACCTGTTCGTGTAACTCGCAATGGACCTCTTCTAGATGAAATTATTGAAGATAAAGGTATTGCTTTAAAGTGGACATATTATCTTCCTGATAATCATCCTATTCAAGGCTTCTACCAGATGGGACGAGCTCAAAGCTTTGAAGATTTTCAAAGAGGAGTCTCGGTGGTGGGCTCTCCTGGCTTGAATATTATTTACGCTGATGCTGATGATAATATAGCTAGACTTAATCTTGGTCGTTATCCAATTAGGAGTGAGCTCTCTGATAGTCGTGTTGTCATGGATGGAAGCTCAAAAGAAGATGCTTACAAGGGTTACTATGAGTTTTCGCAAATGCCTCACAATATAAACCCTGAAAGTGGTGTTATTGCCTCAGCAAATAACCGTCCTCTTACAGCGGATGAGAGATTTAGAGGGATGTGGCAGCCAAGGGATCGATTCATAACTATTCTCTCTCGTCTGATGGCCAAAGATAAGTGGTCTGTAGAAGAGACGATGCTCTTGCAAACAAGTGTTCTCAATAGCGAAGTTGAGTGGGTCAGAGAACAACTCATTGAGGAAATTGATACCGCTAACTTTTCTCCACTGGAGATGAGCGCTTTAGACGAGCTAAAAAACTGGGATATGCAAACCTTTCCAAATCGTGTTGGAGCTTCGCTCTATCATCAGACTCTCTTTCAATTGAAGTTCAATTTATTTGATGAATTAGAAAGGGACGATGCTCTAAAGTACTGCGGTCTTTCGGCCAGTTGGTACGCCATGCAAAGAATGTTAAAGCGAGAAAATGCAAAATGGTGGGACTATTCTAAAACAACTGACAAAATTGAGACACGAAAAGATATTCTGATTAAGAGTTTTAAAGATGCGGTCGCTATTCTTAAGAATGAATATGGTGACGATATTTCTAAGTGGACATGGGGGAGATTACATACTTTAGAGTTCGCTCATCCACTGGGGAAGAGCTTTCCACTCAATAAAATTTTAAACCTAGGACCTTACCCTGTTATGGGCGGCTATAATAATGTGAATAACTTTAGACAAGTTGGGTGTAAGGACGGCTTTCAAGTTAAGAGTGGGCCGAGTACGAGAAGAATTATTGACTTTTCTGAGCCTGGTAAGTCTTATGGGATTCTTCCGCTTGGTATTTCAGCGCACTACTTAAGTCCATTTTTTCAAAACCAAAGAGAGAGATTTCTAAGTGGTAAGTATCGACTACAACTTCTCTCTAAAGAGCTTATTGAAAGGAGTGCGGCCACTAGGTTGGAAATCACTCCTCACTATAAAGAATAA
- a CDS encoding heparan-alpha-glucosaminide N-acetyltransferase, with translation MSKRFPLIDQIRGLAIILMIIFHFFYDLKIFGHNNINFNRDFFWFELPRLIVFLFLIAMGLSLPLVHSPKINWKKFWPRWIKIALGALVITVYTYFTFKNSWVYFGTLHCIALASIVSLPFIRIPKIAGAIGVCLLVLKLFFGISIPWFELSHASMDYIPLFPWIGCIFLGFALWSFNFHQLNPFNFKFMRPLEKMGQHSLLIYMIHQPILYGLVYSYTYLTQS, from the coding sequence ATGAGTAAACGATTTCCATTAATTGACCAAATAAGAGGTCTAGCGATTATTTTAATGATCATATTTCATTTTTTTTATGACTTAAAGATATTTGGCCATAATAATATTAATTTTAATAGAGATTTTTTTTGGTTTGAATTACCGCGCTTAATTGTCTTTCTCTTTCTCATAGCAATGGGACTCTCTCTCCCATTAGTGCACTCTCCAAAAATTAATTGGAAGAAATTTTGGCCACGCTGGATAAAGATAGCTCTCGGGGCCCTAGTCATTACGGTCTACACTTACTTTACATTTAAAAACTCGTGGGTCTACTTTGGAACTCTACATTGTATTGCTCTTGCTTCCATCGTCTCTCTTCCCTTCATTCGCATTCCTAAAATTGCAGGGGCCATAGGAGTCTGCCTACTCGTTCTAAAATTATTCTTTGGAATTTCCATCCCATGGTTTGAACTCTCTCACGCAAGTATGGACTATATCCCACTCTTCCCATGGATTGGATGTATCTTCCTTGGCTTCGCCCTTTGGAGCTTCAACTTTCACCAATTAAATCCATTTAATTTTAAATTCATGCGCCCATTAGAAAAGATGGGACAACACTCACTGCTTATTTATATGATCCATCAGCCCATTCTCTACGGACTTGTTTATAGTTACACCTATTTAACGCAAAGCTAG